From the genome of Bartonella sp. M0283:
AGTGCGACAAGCATTATCCGCTTGTCCGATTTTTGAATGTGCGTGCGCTCTTATGCAAGTTGATCTTTTTGATTTCGAGTTACCTGAAAAACAAATCGCTTTGCGACCTGCTGTGCCGCGAGAAAGTGCTCGTCTTTTACACGTCGGAAAAGGCGGGTGTCTTGAAGATTTACATGTGCGCGATTTACCCTTGCTTCTCAAAAAAGGCGATGCGCTGGTTTTCAATGACACCAAGGTTATAAAAGCCCAACTTCAGGGGGAGCGGCGTCGCGGTGCCGCCATTGCCCATATTGGCGCAACACTTCATAAACGCGTAAGCCCCAATGAGTGGCTTGCTTTTGTTCGTCCGGCAAAACGTTTAAAAATTGGCGAAACAATTGTGTTCAACAAGCAGGATAGAAGCCTTGGCGATGACGACAAGCTTGTTGCCACGGTTCGCGAAAAGGGCGAAAACGGCGAAATACTGTTGGAATTTGATAAATCGGGTGCAGAGCTCGATCGTGAAATCGCGCTTATCGGCCACATGCCTTTGCCACCCTATATTGCTTTGAAACGGGGCGAGGATAAGCGCGACGAAACCGATTACCAGACCGTTTATGCTCGCGAAGAGGGGGCCGTCGCGGCACCAACGGCCGGTCTTCATTTTACCAAGGATTTGATGCAACAGATCAAAGATCGAGGTGTCGAAGAATATTTTGTAACGCTCCATGTCGG
Proteins encoded in this window:
- the queA gene encoding tRNA preQ1(34) S-adenosylmethionine ribosyltransferase-isomerase QueA, whose product is MQVDLFDFELPEKQIALRPAVPRESARLLHVGKGGCLEDLHVRDLPLLLKKGDALVFNDTKVIKAQLQGERRRGAAIAHIGATLHKRVSPNEWLAFVRPAKRLKIGETIVFNKQDRSLGDDDKLVATVREKGENGEILLEFDKSGAELDREIALIGHMPLPPYIALKRGEDKRDETDYQTVYAREEGAVAAPTAGLHFTKDLMQQIKDRGVEEYFVTLHVGAGTFLPVKVDDTKDHKMHSEIGHIDQQTADALMAVKKRGNRVIAVGTTAMRLLESAADENGQLDAWAGSTDIFITPGYHFRFVDCLMTNFHLPRSTLFMLVSAFSGLDEMKHAYQHAIETGYRFYSYGDTSFLERKD